The DNA region ATCATTTATAGTTGATCAATGCCCTTATTGAGATTTTGAACCTAATGATGAATAACATTAAAATCTATCtttttctttcttgtgtgatttcaCTCATATCcgttagtctctagaacttgatCTGACTCCTTTTAAAAATAtttgtttacttgtgcacactaatattataaatgcaaattATTTTTTAGCCGCTTAGCCAAAAAAGTCAACCTTAAAAATATCATCACATGTTTGAAACTCCTTAAGCCTATTTATCTCCTTCTTTGTTTGAAACTAATTACAAGTCAAAAAGTGAAAAACCATGTCATTACCCTATTTAAAGGGTTGAAAAAGTCTTATTTAGAGTTGTGTGAGGTTGAATTAATATAGTTGTGATATTTCAAAAGTTGATCGagaaaaaaatagaaagaaaaggaaagaaacaaatataaaaaaagaaaagaaagaaagaagaagatTCATGTTTTTATCGTATTCTttcaagaaaaaaaaagagaCAAAAAAAAAGTAAAGAGGAGAGAAAATGACTGCAAAGAAGTTGCTGAAAAATGAACGAATTATCGTTTAGTTCAACTCCAATAGTCTCCTTCAGTTCTCTTTTGCCCCTTTAAATTTTAGACTAGTACCTCACATGATTTATTTCACCCTCACCTTGACCACGTTACAACCCAAATAAAGTCCctttgatctttgtgtgcataTATTTTAAATGTGGATGTTAAAGTCTTTTGAAACTTAAGGTTGTGCTAATTTTGATGTTGTACTTTGAGTGTAAACAGTAAAactaaacacttgagagttgagaTGATTTTATCTTGTGAAGATCTTGCTGCTTATGATGTGCTATTTCGTAAACTGTCTTCTTGTTTGCTCTGACTATCACAAAAAATTACTCATTAACACTATATTACTTGAAGCTTAGAATAAGGATTTCACTTATCCATTTTATGATCTCGAAAGTCTTTGAAATTGCATgctttatttttttcttttttttttcttgtttttacTCTGTTTTAATTTTGACTTTAGAATTTTGCTCGAAGTGCAAAAGGATAAGTGTGAGGGAATTTGATACGTATATTTTAATACATCATATTTTACTTTATAATAATagattttttatgatttattatttttattttcctGTTTTGAGTGTTTTTCTTAagtttagttttttttttaaaatttggTTATTTATTTTCTGTACAAACAGTAATTTGACACCTTTCTTGTACATACCATAACTTGAGCTACAATACGAGGTTGACGCATTCTAATGTGTGTTAGAAAACAGAGAGGATAAGTTACATGTTTCGTGTTGAAGTCAAAAGTTGATTCGTAATGCAAAAGTGTCTAATAATTCATTTTATCTCCAaacttaataaaataattaattttaatcaGATTTTTATGTGTTTTGGATCGGTTGCTATTGAGGctcaattttttattttattatttaagtaAATTGACAACTTTGTTTTTATTCATTCAATATTCATAAAATTAAAAGAGTTGTTAGGAATTTTGTGAAAAACTAAGGCCCTATGAATTAATCTATCGGAACCATGTGTCTAGATTGAGGTTTTTTATAATTATTCCTTCCTTTTTTATATCATAagcaaatatatatatatatatatatatatatatatatatatatatatattatatatatatatatatatatatatatatatatatatatatatatatatatatatatatatatatatatatttgaaatTACTAAAGAAAAATATCGaaaattgaatttgaaaaaatcaaatctttattattattttttacaTGGAAACTCAAAATTCGGTATCACTGCCCAATTAGACTTGTACAAGACTACACACAATATGTAATATAACAACTCAACAAGTTTTGTTTCATCACTCACTCTGTAACCGTCACCGATAACTTAGCTTCCTTCTCACTCCTCGTTACCTCTGCCCTCACGGCGGTGAGGGTTAACGTCAATGTCATCGCCCTTCAAAACCCTCACCGTCATTGCTTTCCACAAACAGTTCATCGACGATGCCACCGACGACCGCCACCGCAACCGCTCCCCGCAACTCGTAATCAACGACTCCCCACCCTCATCCTCAACGATGCAAAAGAAACCTAAAACGACGTCGTCACGGTTACAATTCTTCGTCCGCATGATGTGGAAATGTGACACCTTAGTGATTCGCGCTTCAAGAGAGGATACAGTGAAAACGCTTCTCTTACAGATTGCGTTCAAGATCAAGGTTCCCTTTGTTTATCTAAGATTAATATATAAAGGAAAACAGCTTCAGATAGAACATAATCTTGGTGAATGCGGCATTGAAAACGATGTGAATCTTCAATTGGTTGGACGTTTGAGGAGTATAGGGTGTCCTGTTGTGTGGAAAGCCACAGAAGAAATTGTTTCGTTGATTCTTCGTCTCTGTAGAAGTGAAGTGGTACCTGATGCTTCCACCAATattcttgatcacttcaagaaATACATGGATAATTCTGAATATTTTGGTGTTTTTATGTTTATGAAAATTCCTTCATTGTTAGTAAATCTCTTTATGTCCCCTTGGGCATTTAATAAGACTGTTGCTGATTTGTCTATTAAGCAATTTGTGCAAAATAGTCTAGACATGAAGTGCAAAACGTTGCAGGGTTTGTACATTGAAAGTGTCTTGGAGTTTTGTGAATTGCTTAGAGGGGTAGGATGTAAGTCTGATAATCTTTTATATATTTTTTGCCGGGATGGTTTTGCAACTCTGTTGGCTCATGTTGGTGTTCTCTTTAGGAATTCTAAGCGGAGGGTTTTGCTTCAAGGTGTTTTTTACTGTGTTCGTGAGCTTGCAGATGGGTTGCTGAAGTATTTGGATTCAAGTAAGAGCTGTCTGACTTCTGGGGAGATTTCGTGCAGTGATGTTCGGGGTTTTGTGAATTTCTCGACACCTTTGAGGAAGGGAATGGCCGAGCAACAAGGAGAATTTGATAATTGTGGAATTTACTATGCGGAGGATCCCTTGCTTGCAGGATTAGTTGATCAACTTCGTATTGTATTTTTTCAGTTATTGAGCAAATTGGATGAGTGCCTTCAAGTCATGGAGAATTGCTTGGGTAACAAGGAACAAGAAGAAGGGGATAGGGATGCTATCCACAGTGGGCGGTCTCATTATCTTTTCATCTTGAAGGAATTGTATCACATCTCTAAGCTCTATAGCGGTGCAGAAGAGATGTTTTGGGGAGTTTTGCTGCGTCGAAAAAATATGCTATCTTATCTTATTGTTCGGTATGCGGAGAGATCTGATGATCATCGATGGGTTCTCGAGAACATGGGTGTGACCAATTTTGAATCTAGGAGGCATTTGGCGATGATGCTATTCCCTGCCTTAAATGATGAAGTATTGGGATATGAGATGCTTATTGGCAGATCTCAGGTTTTGGCTGAATCTTTGGAGTACATATCAAGAGCTAAGCCTAAATCTCTGGAGGGTGGTATATTTATGGAATTCAAGAATGAGGATGCTACAGGACCGGGTGTACTGAGGGAGTGGTTTGTTTTGGTGTGTCAGGAAATATTTAATCCAAAAAATGCTCTTTATTTGGCATGTCCAAATGATCGAAGGAGATTTTTTCCCAATGCTGGTGAGTTTCCCATAATTTTTCTCTTCTGCTTGCGATGCATTCCGAGTATTTTCGATGGTAATTACATTGTTCTCGTCTTCTTAATGCTGGTGACAATTACATTGTTCTCGTTTTCTTAATGCTGGTGACAATTACATTGTTCTCGTTTTCTTTTGACAATGATATTTCTTGGGATAATAGAATGTTGATGCAGTGCTCAAAGGCTTAAGACTCTTCCTCAAAATAATTACTCATTAAGTTAGGTCCCCTACAGAACAAAATATTAGTTCAAAATGCCAGACTTCAGCTGAAAGGCAGTAAGCTTAGTGGTAGAGTAAACACCCCAATAATTTAGTTGAGGTTAGGTCATTTATTTCTCTATCAGTAAGTAGCAATGGTTCCTCTCGGTTGTAGAGGTGCTTTATTAACTTTCCGTTTTACAAGGGACTTCTCCCTTTGAAATCTCTTTCGTCTCCCTAAATAGAACTTCATATCCAGGCTGCCGTAGGTGATTCAACTCACCAAAACAGGGAGGTGTCCAGATTTGATCAAACTTGACAACCTTGCAACAAAAGGTTAATAGGAATTGATTGATCACCGTAGAAATTATGTCTGAATATTTTTAAGTTGAGTATGTACTATACCGTTTAAAAAATAGACTTTAAAATCCAATGAGTCTGGGTAATGAGCCCACTGTAGTaattataaattataattatGTTATTTGAAACACTCTTGAAACAAATGGATAAATATCCATCTGTTCCAGCTTGCAAGTAAGTTCATTGAATTGTTTTGTCGGTAAGTCTTTTGTTAACACATTTGTTAGCTGATGCCTAAAAGGACTGTAGTTGTAGTTATCAGTGTATGCAGGATCGCGAGTCAACTCATGAACTCGTCCGATCCAATGTGCCATTGTCATGCCGGCTGGCTGCGTTTCAGGTAGGACAGCAAGTAACAAAAACGGTAAATTCGCACGAGTTGTGAAGTAAACTCCTTTTGAGTTCGGACCTGTAGCGGTGCTCCTTTTTTAGGcttttttttatagaaaaaatCCTAACTTTTAAAAATGAGCCTGGATCGGGACGAGTCATGATTAAAACCCacttttaaaattattttaaatagAAATTCAGAGACACGCTGTACATTATTCCTTTATTTCACGAATTACAACCTCCTCTTCTCCTCTCATGATGCCGTATTATTAATCCTTTATAGTGATTACAACTTTCTCTTAAAAACAGTATATTATCACTCTTTTATTTCCCCATAAATTCTCTTCTTCTACTCTATCACTATTCTTCTCCCTTATTACATTAAAAGCAGAATCGCTTCTTTTTTATTCTAAACAGTACGACTTCTTCCTCAAAAGCAGCCATTCGGCTCTGTTTTGTTTTCCTCCCCTGTTCTTCAAGAGATTTTTTTTTAAGAATTTGAACTTTTGTTTTAATGGATTTTTTAGTTTGAAGTTAGTTTTTATGGTTATGTTTTGATTCTGAATTTATGATTATGATAATGAACTTATGATTTTATGCTTGTGATTGTGTACTTATGAACTTCTATATTTTTGGGCATATTCATGTAATATAGATGcacaatttttttttcttctccTAATAGGATCTTACGATCCTCGAGTTACGAATTTTCAGTCCTCCACCGATTCTGCGTAGACTCTCGAGATTTTAAACACCGGTAGTTATCACTATCAAACTTCTCTTGAATGAAAAGTTGGTCTATCTTGATGTGTCTTGTTGCGACACGTTGAGCAAAATTATGAACAATATTGATGGTTGATTTATTGTCACAAGACAACTTCATAGGACCTTCACACTTTAACTTTAAATCGTCTAGCACGATTTTCATCCATAGTAACTCAAAATAATCTCGTACCATAACTCTAAATTCCGCCTCAGCGCTTGATTGTGCCCCTACACTTTGCTTCTTACTCGTCCAAGAAACAAGGTTCTCGCATAGGAAGATACGATACCTTGAAGTAAATTTTCTATCACTCACTGAACCTGCATAATTAAAATCAGATTATGCCATAGGGGACTGCTTTAGTGCATATAACTTATAAGGCCTTTCTAAATCGACAAACCTTGTTTACTCCACCCATGAAACAAATCTGGGGGAATCTCCACATACACCTCTTCAACTAAGTCTCATGTAAAAacacatttttgacattgaattgaTGCAATTCCAACTTGAAGTGGGCATCAAGAGATAGTAAAATTCGAACAATGTTCATCTTTGCTATTTCAACAAATGTCTCCACATAATGCGTGCCATATGTATGATTGTATCCTTTTTCGACTAGTCTAGCCTGGTATCAGTCAAGAGTACCATCTCAATTGTGCTTGAATGTATAGATCCTCTTCATCCAACTAGTTTCTTGCCTTTTCCTCTAATCAATCTCCCAAATCTCATTTCTTTCAAATGCTTTCATTTTCGCATCCATAGCTTGAACTCACTTTTTATCTTTCAACGTTTCTTTAACAAATGATGAGATTCTCACCTAGTAAACATCTGCAATAAAATTCTGATAGAAATATGTTTAGAAGAAATAAATTAAGAAATAGGATATTTGGCACATGACTTTGTTTTGCTTTCTCAAGGCAATGGGCAAATCTTTTGGATTAAAATCACTATTATGAGAAACCTAAGAATGAATAATATACAGATCATTTTCAGTACTTGCCACTGAAAAATTGAACTAGGAATATGACTCAAAGCAAACGACGAATCGGGTTCAGAAGCAGGACCAGGAGTATGAATAGAAACAGGTTTCTCATGGAAACGAGGACCAGGACCAGGAGTATGAATAGAAACAGGTTTCTCATGGAAACGAGGACCATTGATTAGAGGGTCCAACTCATATTCAAAGTCATTCACATTCTCCCCCTTAAGATGGGTGAAGTAACACACATTTTCGTGAAAGGCGACTTCTTCAGATGAGAGACAATGGAAAAGCAAAATTTTTTCTTTGCTTGAGAGAAGTGACTTTGACAGTAGTGTGTAAGACGAGAGACTTTTTGTTGTAACAAGCTGATTTGGTTCTTCAAAATAGTAAAGGCCATTCCCCTTCTCTTGCATTTCCAATCTTCCTCCCTGAATCCTTGTCTTGGAATCTGCAATGGTTGTTGTGAAAACTTACACTACAAGATAAATCTTTCGTAAGTTTTTGTATAGAGACTAGGTTTGTAGACAATTTTGGAACATGAAAGACATTTTTTAAGAGAATGGAAGGAGTTATTTGGATGTCTTCAATACCAGCCACTAGCCACTGTTACTAGAGTACCGTAAGCAGTGGAAATTTCCTTATTACTTGGACTATGGTGATATGTGGAGAAGTACTTGGATGAAGGTGTCATATGGTCAGTGGCTCCTGAATCTAAGATCCACATGGAAGTAGAAAGTATATTTGAGACGTGGCTCCTGAATCTAAGATCCACGGGGAAGTAGAAAGTATATTTGAAACATAAACCCAAACGAAATCAGAAGCATACCTGAATAAGGAAAAGTACAAGTACCTGTTGGTTTCTCCAAGATACTAGGGAAAACCTGCATCAAATAATTTTTCTCATTTATTTGATACGCAGACCGTAAGCTATCTAATTCTCCAAACTGATTATTCTGGAATTGAGAATTTCCTTCTTGTGCAGATTGATTTACAATTTCCTCATCCATTGATAGGTAGTTGAAAGAGTAATGGTAATGCAGGTTATGACTTTATACTATTTTTTGATCTAGGATTTATACATATCATAATCTGCAGGATAAATTGTAATGCATGGAGTGAgataaaaaaggaaaaaggagTATTAAGTGGACTGGTGGTGACTGGTCAGTCCACCAATCAACTCTGGATTGTCTAATACTAATGTATCTTACCGTAAAAACTGAATATTATATATTTTGGTATGAATAATATCCAAGCACTAATTTTTTTTCAGCTTGACTAACAGTCTAAATACAAAATACTACTTATTATAGTAAAAATATATAAAAAGCACATTCTCAACACTTACCATTAGCATTTTGCCACAAAACACGAGTTCCCATTGGTTAGGTTTGGATCGGGAGACATTGTATAACACTAGTATTGGTGTGTTTTTCCGTATATATTTTATCCATAGATATTATTGAAGAGCTTCTGTGCAATCATATTTAGTATATTATTTTTCTACTTGTCTGCAGCATCTAAGGTACATCCTCTGCACCTAAAGTACTTCAGCTTCTCTGGACGTATGATTGCATTAGCTTTGAAGAGTAAGGTGCACGTGGGCATTGTTTTTGATCGCGTGTTTTTCAAGCAATTGGCTGGAAACTATATTACTTTAGAAGATATTCGGGATGCAGATCCTATAATGTATCATAGCTGCAAGCAAATATTGGAGATGAATGTTGATTATATTGATACAGATATATTAGGACTGACATTTTCTATAGAGGTGGAGGAATTAGGACGCAGGAGGGTGATAGAGCTTTGCCCTGATGGCGAAAGCATTGTTGTGGATAGTAAGAATAGGGAGATGTATGTTGATCTTCTTATACAGAATCGTTTTGTGACATCCATATCTGAGCAGGTATCACATTTTGCCGAGGGGTTTGCTGATATTATATCTGGCAAAAGGCTAGAATTCTTTCAATATTTAGACCTTGAAGATCTTGATTGGATGCTGCATGGTAGTGAAAATGCCATTTCCGTTGAAGATTGGAAGGCACATACTAAGTACAATGGCTATAAAGAGATCGATCGACAAATATCTTGGTTTTGGGAGGTATGTAGGGCTGATCTTATGGAATCACATTGTCTTTACCTTTCTTTATCTTcacttatttttattttattttcccCATTTCCTTAATTTTTCAAATTCCTTGGCGAGTATAAATTTATTATAATGATTTTCATATTGAGGAACAAACTAAATCAATTTCCCCTTATATGAATATTTTATAGGCAGACTTTATTAGGCAACATGTGTCTGCTACATGATGCTCTCTAAGACTTTTCCTGATTCCCTCTCCTCTAATCTTGATTACTTGTTAAGTTTCCCCATTTTCATGACCAAATTGTGTCTATTTGAAAATAATAATCAAAGAGGTGCAGAGGCATCACTTTGCAGCGCCTAAAAGGAATATATTGTCAAAAACAAAGGTAGAGGGACTACAAAATCCAATTAAATAGATAACACACTGCCTCGTGAAAAACCTTATCAAGAAAACGTATGTGGGATAAAACACGGCGAAGAAAAAGAGTGTTGTGCACGCATAATAAAAACTCTAATAAAATCTGAATTTTGGAAGACCATATTTATTTCTATTAGAAAAAATCGGTAAAAGATGTTATGATTTATTCCTGAGTCTTATGCTGGTTTATATAGTGAAGATATAATTATTATAATTGATTTTCTCCTTAatggagaataaagaaaaataaaggtaatattaaaggcaataataaaatcagaaataatatattttccaacacCCCCTTCAAATTGGTGCATAAATATATATCATGCCCAACTTGTCTATCAAATGTTCAAAAGTAGGTCTTGCCAAACTTTTGGTTAGGATATCCGCAGTTTGCTGACTTGAGTCACGAAGGATAGACATATGATTCCCACATCTAACTTCTCCTTTATGAAGTGTCCATCAATCTCACTTGGTTCTGTCATTTTGAACTGGGTTATGAGCTATGCTAATAGCAGCTTTACTGTCAGAGTACAATTTCAATGGAAGTTCAATTTTCATCTTAAGTTCTTCTAGGACTCTAAGGATCTATAATCCTTCATAAATACCTTGGGACATAGCTCTAAACTCGGCCTCTGCACTACTCCTTGCTACaactccttgtttcttgctcatCCATGTCACAAGATTACCCCAAACATAGGTACAATATCCATAGGTTGATCTTCTATCTGTGACTGAACCTGTCCAATCGGCATCGGTGAAGATAGACACATTTCTTTCACTAGTCTAAAAAAATAATCCTTTTCCAGGATTTCCCTTCAAATATCTCAGTATCCTATAGACTGCCTCAAGATGTTCCTCGAAAGGAGAATGCATAAACTGACTCACTACACTAATTGAGAAAATAATATCAGGTAGGGTGTGTGACAAATAAATCAGTTTCCCAACCAATCTCTGATATCTTCCAGTATCAACAAAGTTTAGCATTAGGATCCATAGGGGTATCTGCAGGACGACATCCACTCATTCCTATTTCTTTCAACAAGTCTAAAATGTATTTCTGCTGTGAAACCACAATATCATTCTTTGACCGAGCAACCTCCATACCCAGAAAATATCTCATGAATCTCAGATCCTTGATTTCAAAGTCTCCTGCCAATTTCTTTTTTACTCTTGTCATTTCCACTGTATCGTCTCCAGTAaggacaatatcatcaacataaacaatcaGGACAACAACTTTCCCATCGTGGGAGAACTTTGTGAACAAGGTGTGGCCAACCTGTCCTTGGATGTACCCTTGTTTCTAAATGGACTGAGTGAATTTTTCAAACCAAGCTCTAGGGGACTACTTTAATCCATACAAAGACTTATTTAGTTTGCACACATTTGATCCAAATTTGTTTTCAAAGTCAGGAGGAACGTCCATATATATTTCTTCTTCTAGATCGTCATTAAGAAAGACATTCTTAACATCTAACTGAAGCAAAGGCCAATCCATGTTAGCAGCAAGAGACAAAAGAATTCTGACAATGTTCAATTTTGCAACTGGAGCAAATGTCTCTGAGTAATCTATACCATAGGCCTGAGTAAAGCATATAGCCACCAAGCGAGCCTTGTACCTTTCAATTGACCCATCTGATTTATACTTCACAGTAAACACCCATTTGCATCCAACTGTCTTCTTGCCATCTGGTAGTGACGTAACACTCCAAATTTTGTTCTTTTTAAGAGCTTTCATCTCCTGAAGTACAACTTAC from Lathyrus oleraceus cultivar Zhongwan6 chromosome 1, CAAS_Psat_ZW6_1.0, whole genome shotgun sequence includes:
- the LOC127076877 gene encoding E3 ubiquitin-protein ligase UPL5 encodes the protein MSSPFKTLTVIAFHKQFIDDATDDRHRNRSPQLVINDSPPSSSTMQKKPKTTSSRLQFFVRMMWKCDTLVIRASREDTVKTLLLQIAFKIKVPFVYLRLIYKGKQLQIEHNLGECGIENDVNLQLVGRLRSIGCPVVWKATEEIVSLILRLCRSEVVPDASTNILDHFKKYMDNSEYFGVFMFMKIPSLLVNLFMSPWAFNKTVADLSIKQFVQNSLDMKCKTLQGLYIESVLEFCELLRGVGCKSDNLLYIFCRDGFATLLAHVGVLFRNSKRRVLLQGVFYCVRELADGLLKYLDSSKSCLTSGEISCSDVRGFVNFSTPLRKGMAEQQGEFDNCGIYYAEDPLLAGLVDQLRIVFFQLLSKLDECLQVMENCLGNKEQEEGDRDAIHSGRSHYLFILKELYHISKLYSGAEEMFWGVLLRRKNMLSYLIVRYAERSDDHRWVLENMGVTNFESRRHLAMMLFPALNDEVLGYEMLIGRSQVLAESLEYISRAKPKSLEGGIFMEFKNEDATGPGVLREWFVLVCQEIFNPKNALYLACPNDRRRFFPNAASKVHPLHLKYFSFSGRMIALALKSKVHVGIVFDRVFFKQLAGNYITLEDIRDADPIMYHSCKQILEMNVDYIDTDILGLTFSIEVEELGRRRVIELCPDGESIVVDSKNREMYVDLLIQNRFVTSISEQVSHFAEGFADIISGKRLEFFQYLDLEDLDWMLHGSENAISVEDWKAHTKYNGYKEIDRQISWFWEIVGRMSAEQKKVLLFFWTSVKYLPVEGFRGLASRLFICKLNEPENHLPTSHTCFYELCFPPYSSITIMQDRLGIITQEHMSCSFGTP